The following nucleotide sequence is from Nothobranchius furzeri strain GRZ-AD chromosome 6, NfurGRZ-RIMD1, whole genome shotgun sequence.
atagatagatagatagatagatagatagatagatagatagatagatagatagatagatagatagatagatagatagatagagatagagatagagatagagatagatagagatagatagatagatagatagatagatagatagatagatagatagatagatagatagatagatagatagatagatagatagatagatagatagatagatagagatagagatagagatagagatagatagagatagatataggtagatagatagatagatagatagatagatagatagatagatagatagatagatagatagatagatagatagatagatagatagatagatagatagatagatagatagatagatagagatagatagagatagatatagatagatagatagatagatagatagatagatagatagatagatagatagatagatagatagatagatagatagatagatagagatagagatagatagagatagatagatagatagatagatagatagatagatagatagatagatagatagatagatagatagatagatagatagagatagatagagatagatatagatagatagatagatagatagatagatagatagatagatagatagatagatagatagatggatagatagatagatagatagatagatagatagatagatagatagatagatagatagatagatagatagatagatagatagatagatagatagatagataaatagatatagatagagatagagatagatatagatagatagatagatagatagatagatagatagatagatagatagatagatagatagatagatagatagatagatagatagatagatagatagatagatagatagataaatagatagagatagagatagatatagatagatagatagatagatagatagatagatagatagatagatagatagatagatagatagatagatagatagatagatagatagatagatagatagataaatagatagagatagagatagatatagatagatagatagatagatagatagatagatagatagatagatagatagatagatagatagatagatagatgatagatagatagatagatagatagatagatagatagatagatagatagatagatagataaatagatatagatagagatagagatagatagagatagatatagatagatagatagatagatagatagatagatagatagatagatagatagatagatagatagatagatagatagatagatagatagatagatagatagatagatagatagatagatagaaagatagatagatagatagatagatagatagatagatagatagatagatagatagatagatagatagatagatagatagatagatagatagatagatagatagatagatagataaatagatatagatagagatagagatagatatagatagagatagatagagatagatagagatagatagatatagatagatagatagatagatagatagatagatagatagatagatagatagatagatagatagatagatagatagatagatagatagatagatagatagatagatagatagatagatagatagatagatagatagatagatagatagatagatatagatagagatagatagatagatagatagatagatagatagatagatagatagatagatagatagatagatagatagatagatagatagatagatagatatagatagatagattgaaggTCTTATATTAAAAGCAattaaaaatgatggaaaaacagtAAAATAACAAAATTTTAATGTAcagaaaaaaataagataaaaacacGTGTTTAAATAAAGCTGTCCTCATGTTTCCAAAGCTCAGAATGACCATGAAcagaacccatccatccatctatccatccatccatccatctattcaattTTGGCTGCTTATCTAGAGTTTTGTCGCGGGGTCAGTAGCCTAAACAGGGAGGCCCGGGCTttactctccccagccacttgggccaactcctccgggAAAATGCTAAGGTCAgccatgagacatagtccctccagcgtgtgccGAGTCTCCCTTTAGGTGTCTGCCCGGTTAGACgtggccagaaaacctcaccagggaggcgtccaggagacatcccaaCTAGATgtctgaaccacctcaactggctcctctcgacgtggaggagcagcgtcactactctgagcccctcccagatgacggagcttctcaccctgtctctatgggagagcccagccaccctgcggagaaaactcatttcagctgcttatatccgcaatctcattctttcggtcactacccaaagctcgtaaccataggtgaaggtaggaacgtagatcgaccggcaaatccagagttctctcttcaccacgacagaccagaacAAAGCCCACATCACtgaagacgcagcaccaatctcccTATTGATATTGCCCTCActcgagaaggcattctacttatttctgactcaagaccatggtctcagatttaggggagctgattctcatcacaCTCTTGATGTGTGTTGATTTGAGCAGTCACAATATATAAGTTTTAAATGTTTCAAAACTTTTGAACATTGAATTCATAAGTAAATACTGTATGTCCAACTAGTCTTCATAGATGCCTTCCAATTTTTTTTCTTGCTGTTTATTTTTGATTGTAAAACCCTGCCCATTCCAGCTGTCTTTATGAGGACCTGACTAGTAGCAAATTCAtacactggatggatggatggatactttaAATACCTTTTATCTTGTGGATTCTGTTGGTCATTCTGCAAGTATGACAAATCAGTGAAATGTATAATAGCTGCCAAGCACACATGAAACTGCAGAAGGCTGTTTCCAGAAAGAAATAACAAAGATTGTGGCATTCAAGTTTGACTTTGAGTCTCACAATCATGAAGTTGAAAGTCATTTTCGTAATTATGACATGCTATGGGACTTTTTATGAAGTGGCACGAACGGGTTGGGTAGGAGGAAAAATATTTAATTGCAATATGCGGGATTTAAACTTCAGTCCTGTTGCAAGACATAAAACCAAAACTGCCTTTGCTGACAAAAACAGTTACTGACTATGAAAAAGCAGCGTACAACCAGCATCAGTTGTGCACCCATTGTTTGATCATAAATTAGGGGAAAAGcaataaaaaagcaaaaaaattgtGAATTTCTTGCCCTTAACTGGACACCAAATGTTCATGAGTGATCTTGATTAAAATTTAGCATATGAAAGGCAGACATGATTAAAAtgtcaaataaaatatataaaatcattAAAACCACCTTTCACTTTTGGTTGTTGAACACTGAAAAATTCCTGAGGACTAAGTTCACAGATCTGATTGTGTAGGTCTGCTGGATCCTTCAGATGTTCATGTGAGGCCTGCTGTCTGTTTCTAGGCCTGCTCCTGTCTCACCGGCTTGTAGCCGTCATCACAGAGCAGCAGCGGCATGCTGTCTGACATCAGAGGAATCTTCTCAAACATGCATGGAAGGGCGGGCAGAAGCGGACTCGGAAAATTAAATTGAGTGGAAGGATGGGGAGGGGACAGGAAGTGAGCAGGTTTATCATCCTGACTCTCACGCTCTTCCTCTCTGCAGCTAATTCCTGAATCCAGGCTTGGAAGCTCGGGACTTCCAGCCTGCAGCTTTGGGAATGGTTTGTAATCCAGACAAACCTGAATGGTGTTTCTGCCCAACATGCCCCCACTCCTCCCAACCAACTTTAAGTGATCTACCTTCATCCCATCCCCTCCTTTCTTCTTCTCTTCACTTGGACTTGCCTCCTCCTGTCCATCTGTCATGTTGATGCTATCTACCTCCATGCTCTCCTGACTGACCTCCTCACAGCTGCACATGCCTGAATCAACACTGCGTAGCCTGAAACGCTCCACCTGGACGTCCTTAACCTTCTCGTATTCTGAAATCATCTTCACCGCCTTGCTGTCACTACTGCCATTAAGAATTAACTTCATGATCTCCATGTCTTTCTCTGAAGCTCCCTCTCTACCCTGTTCTGGGTTCTTCTCTTCTCCCTGGCCACAAACAGGCTTGTAAGGAGCATCCATGGAGCAGGGCATCAGGTCTCCAGCTGCGGCTGAGGACTTGGTGGAAGAAGAACAAAGCTCAGAGTAGCTTGGGTTGGAGAAGCTGGAACCAGAGGACTCGCGGCTGATGCTTTCTGGCATCGTTTTCACATCTGGTTCACAGAACGTGACGGCATCCACGCTGGAGGTGACTTCAACAGAGACGATCTCCACTGGTTTCAGGAAGGAGTGAATGGACTCACTGGTGAAGTTTGGACTTAACCAGTTctgtaaaagagaggaagaggaaggaatTAGACATGTGAAGTGACTGGTTAGTCATTACTGGATCCCaaaattagggttagggtttgggtgatGTTCAAGTGTATAATATCTGTGTCCATTATAAAGATTTTCAATCCCTCTTGTTTATGTGTCTTTTCTGATCTATGATGTGTTATGTTACGTAATCTAGATTTATTTGTGTTCAATAAGAATTAATGTGGTTGAAATGATTAATACAATTTGGGTTTCTTCCTTTAAAAGTTACctagttctgtagatttgcttttGCAGATTTGATGAGACCTTGATGCTAGAACAAAGTCCGAAAGCTAAAATAAAATTCTGCCCCCACTCCTCCCAACCAACTTTAAATGATCTACCTTCATCCCATCCCCTCCTTTCTTCTTCTCTTCACTTGGACTTGCCTCCTCCTGTCCATCTGTCATGTTGATGCTATCTACCTCCATGTTCAAAAATATCAGTTTACCCTGATTGGTTTTTGCTGGTATATCCATCTACCAGAATGATTTATAATGTCATGTGTTTGACCAGCTGGTGCAGAAACATTCCAGCCTTGTTTCGGGAATTATACCCTCCTTTTTCAAACATGCCGTGCTTCAACCACTATTGGCCTAGACCCAACTGTCCTCGGGAACTTTCGCCCAatttcaaagctccccttcttgtcaaaagtgttggaaaaggctgtttataatcaaattatgccacatctgaacaattttggggtcttggataaatttcagtctggttttagacaacatcacagcacagaatccgctcacatcagggGTTTTAATGATAatattttagccactgattccaGTTCACATGTTGCCTtggtgatgttggacctctcagctgcatttgacacagttgaccatgacattttattatctcgccttgagaatttggtcggcattaagGGATCTGCGCTTGACTGGTTCCGCTCCTATTTCTACAACAGGTCTACAAGAGTTAGGATGGACGAttgttcatctccctctgctgctcttcccTTGGGCATGCCACAGGGGTCTATTCTCAGCCCCCTTTTATTTTGTATTCatattcttccactgggactGATCTTTAGGAAGTTCGACATCAACTTTCATCTTTATGTGGACGACCGTCAGATTTATGTTCCCTTGaaggcttttacctccatccagccgctccttgattgcctgagtgaggttaaagactggctggcagcaaattttctgctgctgaatgattttaagaccgagttgattgtttttactcctaatggcttgtcttcctccgctcctgatttttctgctcttcctaataaaattagtcaaacaattgttaatcttggaattaaaagggatgcggctctaaaaatggaccctcatgttaatcacatggttaaatcatgtttttatcagctgatacgtctttccaaactaaaacccatctGAATTGGCACCACCTCGAGACAATCaccctttcatcacctcaaggttggattactccaatgcaattctTTTTGGTATTTCAAAAGCTGCATTATcccgccttcagctgatacagaaTGCAACAGCAAGATTTCTGAGTAATACCGGCTGTCGGCATtacatcactccaattttagcaagacttcactggcttcctgtgcactgtCGCATACATTTTCAAATTTTATTGCTTGTTTTTAAGGTcttgaatggcttagcaccaccttacgtgtccgagttactcactccttatatgccgggcaggactctccgttcaggtgacctacacctactacagattccctgtctacgctgcaaaacccgtggtgaacgagctttctCTGTCTGCActcctaaactctggaatgatctcccgttGGATATCAGACTCTGCTCCTCTATTAGGGATTTAAGTCTcgcttaaagacttacttttgttcccttgcttttactgctTAGCTATTTTATCTAGGTTTATTTACACTATTCTTTTACCTATTTTACTGACttctcttgtttggttctttgtgctttggtcagctcacatgctgtttttaaatgtgctctatcaaataaatggaatggaattcaATAAAAATCCACAAACATACCTGAAAATGTGCAGATTTTGCAGGGTTCGGTATGGGTGGATTTGTCATCTTCCTCACCATGTAAACCCTGAAGAAAGCAAACACATAtcagttattatttttgtcagacaagcatttaaaaaactgtttgtttatttttttgttcttacCAAGTCGTTTTCTTTGTCCCAATGGTGGCAACAAGCAGCATCAAACCAAACATTGCCAGGCCAAAAACAGACACGTTCAAAATGTTCACAGATATCCCTGCTGAAGACAAAGTCACATGAACTCTGAGCAAGACTCCTTTTCCATAATGCCTCACTCATTTTTCTCAGCATTTAACCAGGAAATCTAGACACACAAAGAATTTGCTCTAGCCaatctccattgtagcctcagcaggtctaccattggttcTGCTAAGTTTGGGCCGGGCGAATCACGGCTTTCTAAGCTTATAGAGACACTGGGTGGAGCTAGACGgatgaaaaactacaaagatggcttcGGCTCAGGAACGATGCTCCTTTGAAATGGCTTTTGCCATTCCAACTGGTGtggctttatgccacaccagttggaatggctggccacacttgtactctgcctgacccagatcagtaacagtccctccactggctcccggtagaatatagaattcagtttaaagttttagtcctgacctatagagctcttaacaaccaggctccaagctacctatctgagctttcatccccacacaccacctctcggaaccttagatccacatctgaaaacctcctggctgttcctcgaaccagactgaaaaccaaaggggacagggcctttcagtctattgcccccagactttggaacagtctaccttcaaatctccgtctctctaacactgtagaggtctttaaaaatcatctaaaaactcgccttttcatccaggcattccctccctaaatgtttcaaaaagatggctttgttcttgttcacaccttcactttgtttatactcatgattttattttctattttatcactgctattgtttttctgatgtttttattggttagaggtatttgccgtgatctttatcatgttgtacagcgctttgtgatttatatctgtgaaaggcgatctataaataaacttttacttacttacttacttttgcaTCAACTTCTTACTATTCAGACATGAGAATTTACAGGCACCTAAGTCCTGTAGGACTTCAACGGTGTATGGCGGACAGCCCCACCGACCAATTTTCGTAGCGATGAATACTTTACGTCCTTCATTGCTCTGATATTAGTGCTGTCCAGATGCATGCGGAAACAGTtttaaagacaaccgtagattctgctCCATgagtgagctctgtctatgggtcatggccatacAGGATGTCTGCCCAGCAACAGTAGCTCGTTCTGTTTCTATTTTCTTTCTATTTTAAAGTTTTCATCTACTTCTCAACAGACTCCTGATTTTAAAAACGTGCAAACTTGTTAACCACCCACTGGATTGGTTTACGTAAACCTGCTGGGTTTATTTTCGCATTTTTACCTGATGGTTGTCTGATTTTCCCAACTTGCGACACCCACGACTCAGTGGGACTCCAGTCACTCCACGTTCCTTCTAAGCCCTTCTCCTCCACCATCACACGAACACGGGCCTCGTACGTTTCACCCTGAACCAGTAAATCAGGATCCAGGTTTTCCTTAAAGTTCCATGTATGGATACTGCTCTTTTTCTGTTCCTGAACAGAGGGATCCTAACAAGGAATAACAATAAGTGGATGGTTACTAGGTGGATGTTCTCATCAAGTTATGTGTTGAAATCCTTCTAACATAGGTCAGCGGTAAAAAACATTTTACTGTGTTTTATCAGGAACATTTGCATACACTCCATGACTGATCCTGATGTTTCCACTCCAGCTGTGAGGCATACATTGAAATCATATCATGTTCTTCAACTTGGGGGACCCAGGAGACAGTGTTGATGTTAACGTCAGGCTTCTCTGGAggactcaatttaactgtaaaatCGCACAAAGTTTATTAAGTATTTTATCAGATAATTCACTAGCGGGGTAGTTATTATTTTTATAGGCTACTCACTGTAACAAGCTGGTTTGTAGAGAATGGTTTCGCTGTGGTTTGAAGCGAGGCAGCTCACAGTGACGAGGATCCGATCATATATTGCAaactacaaccagaaaaaagataaaacacTGAATAAGAAAGTCTCCAGATTTATCAGTTCAGGCACTCATTGGAAAATGTttcaaattcaattcatttcaaagatactttattaatcccagagggaaattagagtttcagtacacacaattcagagatcagacatacataggcaaaggcacatgacaagaattggtgactgtggtcattcgcaacccgagtcgcgctaccttaatagagatcagagggtttatatatgaggattggttcaggtggaggaaaaaaggaacttcagagttaccctccacagggagggccgctttgctatgcaaaaaacacctctcacagaaatgcaacagacttcagacataacacagcataagtgtccactaggtggggtggtgggtttgggactctccacaagtCAGTGGCTGCAGCCATAATAAGCAGcacacgtcacctcagtctggacaggggagggaggttgtTGGGGTTtacagggcacagtgactcctggaacgattcggcggccttcacagcccgcagtcctgcccaggctgggatagggagacagagttgccatagtgaCAGCAGCAttgcacatttcttctgaggggggagtattcgttgcagcctcacaggctcaagggcaccagatttagattagaaattgttttggggccagacagagataatttcctctctgtcttagagttccgttggtcctcaacctctcaaaatcccaatactggcgtaaattaatctatcccaatccgtgctgatccgtccactcgctccttgatggcatccatcttttgtgccagcgcatgaatctcagccaaagttccaagcttacgcctcatctcgacaattatatgagtctgtgaattcacagcgcggtgtagtaatccatccctgagctcggggagagcgccggtattcctcgacagctcattaattttctggtaagccaggaagcctcctaggccaaagagcaggaaacctgacaccaacaccacgaatatccagacgtcttcagaatcctctacagacatctGAGatagcaaatcaggttccactgtttccaggagtccatgatatgcccagctggctctgtcccagaggggcaccaggGAGccgcttctcccattctcatcgttgaaaaaatgtagtCAATCACAttgagtgaccagctgaccaggtccattttaataatttccagtttccagaaaaaatgcagaagcgccgtacacccagagacagacaaagagccctgggataagatagggaggggaggaggaaaaaaaccatctgtactctccaagagccggatggTAACTCTTTAAACGTTTAatcaaaatatctaaaaataatGGTAGAATTAAACTACAAATGTGCATTAATTTACACAGATCTGATATAAACAAACAGTTTGGTTACACTTACGGTGAAAATTGGGCCGAGGATCAGAGAGCATGTTTTAAGACCTGGTCTGGAGGCGTCAAACGGCTGCAGAGTGCAGGAATCAGTGTAACTGTAATATTTGTGTTAATTTTACTTTTCCACTTGTGATGCTATTTGAGTGTTTTAATTGTAAATTATGCTTGATCATCATGTTAAGTTTCTTACAAATTTCCTTTGGTCCTCTGCCCGTGTAATGTGCACTTTTCACCAGGAAGATCAGACCCGGATGAGCTTTTCCAAACACAAGTGATGTTATGACTGTAGTCATTGTAGCAAATGAGATCTGCGGGAAATAGTCAAGATCAGGTcaaattacaaaaatatttttaaatttatCCTTACAGCGCAAACACTTACTCGCGTTTTGTTTGGGACAAACTTCACTTTTGCACATGTGAAGCAGATTGAATAAAAGCAACAgaaaatgtgatttcttcttttgCTCCATCTTTGGGTGAAATTTAAACCTCTGTGATTGTGCAAGTCCGATGGATTATATTTCCTCTTCAATTCACTGCTTCTTCCTTCTTCTCCTCatcctagagagagagagagagagagagagagagagagagagagagagagagagagagagagagtgagtaaaATTGTCGGCTGATTTTTTCTACATAGAATCCCTTCAAACAAACTCGGACCACAAATGTCTGACGGGCTTTCAGAAGTGGAGAGTGAGATCTTGTAGACCCTGCCTCagctgtttgctgtggttttacaCACACATTCTGAAAATGACACCAACTAAGTTGAATCACAGAAATGGGAAATATCACACGACGAAGTATGACATAAAAGTGCAATAAAACTGCTCTGGGATCAGTTTACGAAGAATAAGTCAAATTGTATTTATTCACCTAAAGAAAACAATcaaaaaatgcatttaaaaaaatatattaaaactgaaatTTTGTCTTTTGCAATCTGATGTTTATTGTTTAATAATTAGAATTACTGAATGGCAAAAGTTGCTTTTTCTTGGACTTAAATTAAATTAAACCCCAAAAAATGATCAGAAGAACATTTTTAACTCGCATCAACTTAAAGATCCATGTTCTGCCGACTTGCTGGGATTTCTACCCGCAGCAGAAATCAGTCACCAATTGAAATTCTCACTTAGGAGTCAAATTAGGTCCTCCTGTTTAACACCAAATTCTCACCAACAAAGATCTGAACTCTCCATTTAAGATTTTTAAATCACTGCATCACAGGTTGTATGACTTTGACACCTCTAAAACAAATCAGTTGGACTTACTTTAGCTTATTCTGTCCGTTTTGCATTTGAATTCACAGTTTGAGAAACTGTCTGCAAGCTGCAGCACAATCAGAGACCCCTAGTATGAAACAGCAAGTCCATTGGAACAGAAAGGAGAAGTGAGATGCAGTAGAGGCATGTTAGAAGTTTCAGGAGTGGAGGTTTTTCTCTTGAGAAGTTTTCCAACCACCTTGAAgccaaaaacaataaaagcatTCTGGCATAAACCTAATTTAAGGTCAGAGATCCACCAGtgttgattatttatttatttgttttatagcTGTAACGAGTTGTTTCGTGAAGAAAAAAATGCTATTTGTATTTGGTTCATGCTAATCACTTTGTGAAAACTGACTTAATtaagaccatggacgtaattttggggggggggacaggggggacatgtccccccccactttttccaaagtcaagttttgacccctgcacattttaccatccaaaaacaatattacgctatattaaattgactggttgagctctaggaccaagcagaaatcaaccatttgtgttgaagcctgtttcccattataacatactgtaaagatacccccccccccccgtcccctccacttctaaagtgaaaattacgtccatgattaaGACGTTTGTGCTCTTTCAACAGCAGAACCGActtgtttaataaatgtgaaACTAACCAGACCCACGCGTTTTATTAGACGTGGGTGGACACATTTCTAACTGAGGTGTAGTTCACCAGAAAAAGCCTCAACGCATTTTAATGCACTGTTTCACTGATAATTAGTTATCACAGAGCTGAGTTAAAGTAAGCTACTCCTTCATTTTGCTTTTTTGCACAAACCCATGTCAACATGTCCGTAAATGACTGAAccagaaacaaacacaaaactgCTTTACCTGTTCGGGAAGCTGCCCAGAGTCTGGTCAAAGCTGCAGAGGCAACGCTCGTCTTAT
It contains:
- the LOC107375162 gene encoding uncharacterized protein isoform X2, whose amino-acid sequence is MEQKKKSHFLLLLFNLLHMCKSEVCPKQNANLICYNDYSHNITCVWKSSSGSDLPGEKCTLHGQRTKGNFYTDSCTLQPFDASRPGLKTCSLILGPIFTFAIYDRILVTVSCLASNHSETILYKPACYIKLSPPEKPDVNINTVSWVPQVEEHDMISMYASQLEWKHQDQSWSDPSVQEQKKSSIHTWNFKENLDPDLLVQGETYEARVRVMVEEKGLEGTWSDWSPTESWVSQVGKIRQPSGISVNILNVSVFGLAMFGLMLLVATIGTKKTTWVYMVRKMTNPPIPNPAKSAHFQNWLSPNFTSESIHSFLKPVEIVSVEVTSSVDAVTFCEPDVKTMPESISRESSGSSFSNPSYSELCSSSTKSSAAAGDLMPCSMDAPYKPVCGQGEEKNPEQGREGASEKDMEIMKLILNGSSDSKAVKMISEYEKVKDVQVERFRLRSVDSGMCSCEEVSQESMEVDSINMTDGQEEASPSEEKKKGGDGMKVDHLKLVGRSGGMLGRNTIQVCLDYKPFPKLQAGSPELPSLDSGISCREEERESQDDKPAHFLSPPHPSTQFNFPSPLLPALPCMFEKIPLMSDSMPLLLCDDGYKPVRQEQA
- the LOC107375162 gene encoding uncharacterized protein isoform X1, which encodes MEQKKKSHFLLLLFNLLHMCKSEVCPKQNANLICYNDYSHNITCVWKSSSGSDLPGEKCTLHGQRTKGNFYTDSCTLQPFDASRPGLKTCSLILGPIFTFAIYDRILVTVSCLASNHSETILYKPACYIKLSPPEKPDVNINTVSWVPQVEEHDMISMYASQLEWKHQDQSWSDPSVQEQKKSSIHTWNFKENLDPDLLVQGETYEARVRVMVEEKGLEGTWSDWSPTESWVSQVGKIRQPSAGISVNILNVSVFGLAMFGLMLLVATIGTKKTTWVYMVRKMTNPPIPNPAKSAHFQNWLSPNFTSESIHSFLKPVEIVSVEVTSSVDAVTFCEPDVKTMPESISRESSGSSFSNPSYSELCSSSTKSSAAAGDLMPCSMDAPYKPVCGQGEEKNPEQGREGASEKDMEIMKLILNGSSDSKAVKMISEYEKVKDVQVERFRLRSVDSGMCSCEEVSQESMEVDSINMTDGQEEASPSEEKKKGGDGMKVDHLKLVGRSGGMLGRNTIQVCLDYKPFPKLQAGSPELPSLDSGISCREEERESQDDKPAHFLSPPHPSTQFNFPSPLLPALPCMFEKIPLMSDSMPLLLCDDGYKPVRQEQA